The Nonlabens spongiae genome contains a region encoding:
- a CDS encoding multicopper oxidase domain-containing protein, translating to MIRKMMMIIVLLISTKSIAQFVANKTEENIDNWPERVYDLTIDYETVNFTGKDVKAMTINGGIPGPNLEFNEGEFAIINVTNKMDEETSVHWHGLILPNFYDGVPYLTTPPIKPGETQQYKFALKQSGTYWYHSHTGLQEQRGVYGSIQINPKKTDLEYDKDLVLVLSDWMDENPKTQLRNLKRGNEWYLIKKNQVQSWDKVIAKGAVGAKLEMMWYRMPDMAILDNYYDKFFINGGAEQNYPDFSPGEKVRVRFINAAAASYFWLTFGGEDPMLVSADGLDVVPVKKNKTLIGVAETYDFIVTIPESGKLEILATSQDGSGQASAYLGTGKILNAPKVPKPDLIKQMQEMMSMDMKMGAPAAKFNPSKNDSIEKMKKYAMKMDGMQMDGMNMKDDNMKMDGMQKDKDSTKMKHDEMAHEDMKMESDNGQMNGGMKMGYIVPQDKVIGDNMKTGGNPEFNYNYLKAPGNTEFEDGKPVREMLFNLTGNMNRYVWSINGVPLSETDKIKINQGEVVRITLNNMTMMHHPMHLHGHFFRVLNENGERSPLKHTVNVAPMQKVVIEFDAVEYGDWFFHCHVLYHINSGMARVFSYDTPRDERLKGYPLTNLTTEADHMWTWGEVTGASHMTELFYTATNIRNQFIVRGEYGWNENLEAEFTYERWLNSYFRVFGGVNVENEGEDSLDEISTTGVVGVRYLLPLLIDSDLRIDNKLRPTISFATATMIFRNVALYGEYEYQMDFGWVTDFEEGTDFKEETTWQVGLEFVLSRDFSLMGSYDNRFGAGGGLSLRF from the coding sequence ATGATTAGAAAAATGATGATGATAATTGTGCTTCTTATTTCAACAAAGAGTATAGCACAATTTGTAGCTAACAAGACTGAAGAAAATATAGATAATTGGCCAGAACGAGTCTATGACCTTACCATTGACTACGAGACTGTAAATTTTACTGGCAAAGATGTCAAGGCTATGACCATTAATGGTGGTATCCCAGGACCTAATCTTGAGTTTAATGAAGGTGAGTTTGCCATTATTAATGTGACCAATAAAATGGATGAGGAAACATCTGTACATTGGCACGGTTTAATTCTTCCAAACTTTTACGACGGCGTGCCATATCTAACTACACCACCAATTAAACCGGGTGAAACCCAACAATACAAATTCGCACTGAAACAATCTGGTACGTACTGGTATCATTCACATACAGGTCTACAAGAGCAAAGAGGCGTTTATGGCTCAATTCAAATCAATCCTAAAAAAACTGATTTAGAATATGACAAAGACTTGGTACTCGTCCTCTCAGATTGGATGGATGAAAACCCCAAGACACAGCTTAGAAACTTAAAGCGTGGCAATGAGTGGTATCTTATAAAGAAAAACCAAGTACAAAGTTGGGACAAGGTTATTGCCAAGGGAGCTGTAGGTGCAAAATTAGAAATGATGTGGTACAGAATGCCCGATATGGCAATTTTAGATAATTATTATGATAAGTTTTTTATTAATGGAGGGGCAGAACAGAATTATCCCGATTTCAGTCCCGGCGAAAAGGTTAGAGTACGATTTATAAATGCCGCAGCTGCTTCTTACTTCTGGCTCACGTTCGGTGGTGAAGATCCAATGTTGGTTTCAGCAGATGGTCTGGATGTTGTCCCCGTAAAGAAAAACAAAACACTAATCGGTGTTGCAGAAACCTATGACTTTATTGTAACCATCCCAGAAAGCGGAAAATTGGAAATACTTGCTACCTCACAAGATGGTTCTGGTCAGGCATCAGCTTATTTAGGAACCGGCAAAATTTTGAATGCGCCTAAAGTTCCAAAACCAGACTTGATAAAGCAAATGCAAGAAATGATGTCAATGGATATGAAAATGGGCGCACCTGCAGCCAAGTTCAATCCTTCAAAGAACGATTCCATTGAAAAGATGAAAAAATATGCGATGAAGATGGATGGAATGCAAATGGACGGAATGAATATGAAAGACGATAATATGAAGATGGATGGGATGCAGAAAGACAAAGATTCCACGAAAATGAAGCACGACGAAATGGCTCACGAAGATATGAAAATGGAAAGTGACAACGGGCAAATGAACGGCGGAATGAAAATGGGCTATATCGTGCCGCAAGACAAGGTTATTGGCGACAATATGAAAACAGGAGGAAATCCAGAATTTAACTATAACTATTTAAAAGCACCGGGAAACACTGAGTTTGAAGATGGAAAACCTGTGCGTGAAATGCTTTTCAACCTAACGGGAAATATGAATCGCTACGTATGGTCTATCAACGGTGTTCCGCTTTCTGAAACCGATAAAATTAAAATCAACCAAGGCGAAGTGGTTCGTATAACCCTGAACAATATGACGATGATGCATCACCCTATGCACCTACACGGTCACTTTTTTAGGGTGCTTAATGAAAATGGCGAGCGTAGTCCGTTAAAGCATACTGTAAACGTTGCACCTATGCAGAAAGTGGTTATCGAATTTGATGCCGTTGAGTATGGCGATTGGTTTTTCCATTGCCACGTACTTTACCATATAAATAGTGGGATGGCAAGGGTCTTCAGCTATGATACACCACGGGATGAAAGATTAAAAGGCTATCCACTTACTAATTTGACCACAGAAGCAGACCATATGTGGACTTGGGGAGAAGTTACTGGCGCAAGCCATATGACAGAATTGTTTTATACAGCAACCAATATACGTAACCAGTTCATAGTAAGAGGAGAATATGGTTGGAATGAAAATTTAGAAGCAGAGTTTACATACGAGCGTTGGCTCAATAGTTACTTCAGGGTTTTTGGTGGTGTAAATGTTGAAAATGAAGGCGAAGATAGTCTTGATGAGATTTCCACTACGGGTGTAGTCGGTGTGAGGTATCTACTTCCATTACTTATAGATTCCGATTTGAGAATAGATAATAAACTAAGACCAACAATCTCTTTCGCCACAGCAACAATGATATTTAGAAATGTTGCACTGTACGGTGAGTACGAATACCAAATGGACTTTGGTTGGGTTACAGATTTTGAGGAAGGAACTGATTTTAAAGAAGAAACTACTTGGCAAGTAGGTTTAGAGTTCGTTTTGAGTCGTGATTTCTCTTTGATGGGGAGCTATGACAACCGATTTGGAGCAGGTGGAGGATTATCGCTAAGATTTTAA
- a CDS encoding APC family permease, whose product MAQYKKNSLSLTGAVSLGTGVMIGAGIFALLGQVAELSGQWFPYAFLVGAIISGFSAYTYVKLSNAYPSAGGIATYLKKIYGKGAVTASGALLMALSMVINESLVARTFGSYTLQLFDINDNSVWVPILGVVLLIVAFLINISGNNIIGKSSFVMAILKIGGIAIFAIGGLWAAGFSFSEVVPSESLTEYPITNYLGALALSILAYKGFTTITNSGEEITNPNKNVGRAIIISLVICTVVYLLVAFAVSSNLTIEEIIKAKDYSLAEASRPAFGKYGLWFTVGIAIIATISGVVASIFAVSRMTTMLTQMNLIPHKHFGLPGKLQKHMLIYTVVLALTMTILFDLTRIASLGAIFYLIMDIGIHWGVLKNMRKEINARASILYTAILLDCIVLAAFLLIKASSDLLVVIVAAILMVLIFLGEKWFLKNKSEEKEK is encoded by the coding sequence ATGGCACAATACAAGAAAAATAGTTTGAGTTTAACCGGAGCGGTATCGCTTGGTACTGGTGTAATGATAGGTGCAGGAATATTTGCCTTATTAGGACAGGTAGCTGAGTTATCAGGGCAATGGTTTCCGTATGCATTTCTTGTAGGCGCTATCATTTCAGGATTTAGTGCATATACGTATGTGAAACTTTCCAATGCATATCCATCTGCTGGCGGTATTGCTACCTATCTAAAAAAGATATATGGTAAGGGTGCGGTAACAGCTTCTGGAGCGTTACTAATGGCACTTTCAATGGTCATTAATGAAAGTTTGGTAGCACGTACTTTTGGTTCGTACACGCTTCAATTATTCGATATAAATGACAATAGTGTTTGGGTGCCTATCCTTGGGGTAGTGCTGTTAATCGTTGCGTTTTTAATCAATATTTCTGGAAACAATATCATTGGCAAATCTTCCTTTGTAATGGCTATTTTAAAAATTGGAGGTATTGCAATTTTTGCCATTGGTGGATTATGGGCGGCAGGATTTTCATTTTCTGAAGTTGTCCCTTCAGAAAGTTTGACAGAATACCCCATTACCAATTATTTAGGAGCCTTGGCCCTTTCAATCTTAGCTTATAAGGGCTTTACCACGATTACGAATAGTGGTGAGGAAATCACCAACCCCAATAAAAATGTAGGGCGTGCAATTATAATATCACTGGTTATCTGTACCGTGGTATATCTACTTGTTGCATTTGCTGTTTCTTCTAACCTTACTATTGAAGAAATAATCAAAGCTAAGGACTATTCATTGGCCGAGGCATCAAGGCCTGCTTTCGGAAAGTACGGATTGTGGTTCACGGTGGGTATCGCAATCATAGCTACTATCTCAGGTGTGGTAGCAAGCATTTTTGCAGTGTCAAGGATGACTACAATGCTAACTCAGATGAATCTAATTCCCCATAAACATTTTGGGTTACCTGGTAAGTTGCAAAAACATATGCTCATTTACACCGTGGTTTTGGCACTTACAATGACCATTCTTTTTGACCTTACAAGAATTGCCTCACTAGGTGCTATTTTCTATCTAATTATGGATATAGGAATTCATTGGGGCGTACTTAAAAATATGAGAAAAGAGATAAACGCCCGTGCCTCTATTCTATATACTGCTATATTATTGGATTGTATTGTTTTGGCCGCGTTCTTATTGATAAAGGCTTCTAGCGACCTACTGGTCGTAATTGTAGCTGCAATACTGATGGTGTTGATTTTTTTAGGCGAAAAATGGTTTCTAAAAAATAAAAGTGAAGAAAAAGAAAAATAG
- a CDS encoding SHOCT domain-containing protein, which translates to MDILDNRFAKGEISKEEYEEQKRTINSKN; encoded by the coding sequence ATGGATATACTAGACAACCGTTTTGCAAAGGGCGAAATATCAAAAGAGGAATACGAAGAACAAAAACGAACGATTAACTCTAAAAACTAA
- a CDS encoding DUF302 domain-containing protein: protein MNYYFNKTLNEDFDKVMEKVTEELKKEGFGILTEINVNETLKKKLDVDFRRYQILGACNPPFAHKALEAEDKIGTMLPCNVIVQQKNETTVEVAAINPLASMQAVENEKLNDVANEITERLKNVVNRLK, encoded by the coding sequence ATGAACTATTATTTCAATAAAACCCTGAATGAGGACTTTGACAAAGTAATGGAAAAGGTTACTGAGGAACTGAAAAAAGAAGGTTTCGGAATACTAACAGAAATCAATGTAAATGAAACGCTAAAGAAGAAACTTGATGTTGATTTCAGAAGATATCAAATCTTAGGTGCTTGCAATCCACCATTTGCTCATAAGGCTCTAGAAGCAGAAGATAAAATAGGTACGATGTTGCCTTGCAATGTTATAGTTCAACAAAAAAATGAAACTACAGTAGAGGTAGCGGCAATTAATCCGCTAGCATCGATGCAGGCAGTTGAGAATGAAAAATTAAATGATGTTGCCAATGAAATTACAGAGAGGCTCAAAAATGTTGTCAACCGATTGAAATAA
- a CDS encoding DUF302 domain-containing protein: MENSEDKKQRLHSQNYTESRNTSYSIVRRYGSITFDEALTQLRDVLKDKGFDIIGEMDVTDYLKDYDIDMSHLIIMMVCHKETTANLLSNDIQMTSLVPCKISIKVIEDASLIEVSIEDVETTWGISDKSEIEEIAKSLGQDLKEILDHLGPKHFKL; this comes from the coding sequence ATGGAAAATAGCGAGGACAAAAAACAAAGATTGCATAGTCAGAATTATACTGAGAGCCGAAACACATCTTACAGTATTGTTAGACGCTACGGTTCCATAACTTTTGATGAGGCACTAACACAGTTAAGAGATGTTTTAAAGGACAAAGGATTTGACATCATCGGAGAAATGGATGTTACGGACTATCTGAAGGACTATGACATCGATATGTCTCACCTAATAATTATGATGGTTTGTCATAAAGAAACGACTGCCAACTTACTGTCCAACGATATCCAAATGACCTCACTCGTGCCTTGTAAAATTAGCATCAAAGTAATCGAAGATGCTTCTTTAATCGAGGTTTCTATCGAAGACGTTGAGACAACTTGGGGCATCTCTGACAAATCCGAAATAGAAGAAATAGCAAAAAGCTTAGGACAAGATTTAAAAGAAATCTTAGACCATTTAGGTCCAAAACATTTTAAACTATAG
- a CDS encoding DUF3347 domain-containing protein, translating into MKTLFKTSILTLALIAIVSCKEKQTVEINTPEEVKAAKKKTADIADQGFIDGMTGKVWHNYLEIKMALVRDDAEKARSISKDMAASFEEERTELKNLAQDMANTDDIEALRKLFAQFTEKAGPMFEDALSEGTIYKKFCPMAFNNEGAYWYADVKEITNPYFGDKMLKCGSVKKTINK; encoded by the coding sequence ATGAAAACACTATTTAAAACTTCAATTCTAACCCTTGCACTCATTGCAATTGTAAGCTGCAAGGAAAAACAAACCGTAGAAATTAACACCCCAGAAGAGGTGAAGGCGGCCAAGAAAAAAACCGCAGATATCGCAGACCAAGGTTTTATTGACGGAATGACGGGAAAAGTATGGCATAATTATCTTGAAATCAAAATGGCACTTGTAAGAGACGATGCAGAAAAGGCAAGATCCATAAGTAAGGATATGGCTGCCTCTTTTGAAGAGGAAAGGACGGAGCTGAAAAACTTAGCACAAGATATGGCCAATACCGATGACATTGAAGCCCTGAGAAAATTGTTCGCACAATTTACCGAAAAGGCTGGGCCAATGTTTGAAGATGCACTATCTGAAGGAACCATATACAAAAAATTCTGCCCAATGGCATTTAACAATGAAGGTGCCTATTGGTATGCTGATGTTAAAGAAATAACCAATCCCTATTTCGGAGATAAAATGTTGAAATGTGGGTCGGTAAAGAAAACTATTAATAAATAA
- a CDS encoding DUF3347 domain-containing protein: MKMIRRKLIIPIIALALVSVTACKDGNKNEPAAPMSNEMHQEDTNHDDNDGHHDGAGMNTAMNGHGNAQAILNDYFNLKNALVADDNGKAKGLGAALATSLGNFDASHYTDAQQSELKDIVEDAVEHAEHISESDIAHQREHFKVLSKDLIDMVAITGTEMKLYEQFCPMYDGGTAWLSTKEEVRNPYYGSKMLTCGKVQREIN, from the coding sequence ATGAAAATGATTAGACGAAAATTAATTATACCCATAATCGCATTAGCTTTAGTTAGTGTTACTGCTTGTAAAGACGGAAATAAAAATGAACCGGCAGCACCAATGAGCAACGAGATGCATCAGGAAGATACAAATCACGATGATAATGACGGTCATCACGATGGTGCAGGTATGAATACGGCAATGAATGGACACGGTAACGCACAAGCGATTCTTAATGACTATTTCAATTTAAAGAATGCCTTAGTGGCAGACGATAATGGCAAAGCCAAAGGTTTGGGAGCAGCCCTCGCAACATCCTTAGGAAATTTTGACGCTTCACATTATACCGATGCCCAGCAATCCGAATTAAAGGATATTGTTGAGGATGCAGTTGAACACGCAGAACACATTTCAGAAAGTGATATAGCACATCAGCGAGAGCACTTTAAAGTTTTAAGTAAAGATTTAATAGATATGGTTGCTATAACAGGAACAGAGATGAAACTATATGAGCAGTTTTGCCCTATGTATGATGGCGGTACGGCGTGGTTAAGTACTAAAGAGGAAGTGCGTAATCCCTACTACGGTAGCAAAATGTTAACCTGTGGCAAAGTGCAGCGAGAAATCAACTAA
- a CDS encoding heme-binding domain-containing protein has product MKIVKIIAIVLLVVFVGIQFIPSSRNQSDSVPETDFMLVNDVPENIQNKLQVSCYDCHSNNTQYPWYNKVQPVAWFLEDHIKEGKAELNFNEWDSLSTRRKTSKLRSIIKQIENGEMPLDSYTFIHRDAKFSEAEAEEIINWVTQLKNSL; this is encoded by the coding sequence ATGAAAATAGTAAAAATCATAGCGATTGTTTTATTGGTGGTGTTTGTAGGTATTCAATTTATACCATCATCTCGTAACCAAAGTGATTCTGTACCCGAAACTGATTTTATGTTGGTTAATGATGTTCCAGAGAACATTCAAAACAAGTTACAGGTATCCTGCTATGATTGTCACAGTAATAATACGCAATACCCGTGGTATAACAAAGTTCAGCCTGTTGCTTGGTTTTTGGAAGACCATATTAAAGAAGGCAAGGCCGAACTGAATTTCAACGAATGGGATTCACTATCAACCCGAAGAAAGACCAGTAAGCTAAGGTCTATCATTAAACAGATTGAAAATGGCGAAATGCCTTTAGATTCTTATACCTTCATTCATAGAGACGCAAAGTTTTCAGAAGCAGAGGCAGAAGAAATAATCAATTGGGTAACACAATTAAAAAATAGCTTATAA
- a CDS encoding DUF3347 domain-containing protein, which yields MKKLKMSIATMLLLAVSFINAQEKEKMKMDHKMDHGKMMDMNSDAKAEAILNDYFSLKNALVADDTKKAAQEGTKLVASLKAFDTSSYTKEQQEELADIIEDATEHAEHIAESAIDHQREHFKTLSKDITDMVAITGTKNTLYQQFCPMYDKGSAWLSTNNEIRNPYYGSRMLKCGKVQKTIQ from the coding sequence ATGAAAAAGTTAAAAATGAGTATAGCCACTATGTTATTGTTGGCAGTTTCTTTTATCAATGCACAGGAAAAGGAAAAAATGAAGATGGACCATAAAATGGACCACGGTAAAATGATGGATATGAACAGTGATGCAAAAGCAGAAGCAATTTTAAATGATTACTTCAGTCTAAAGAATGCCTTGGTGGCAGACGATACCAAAAAGGCAGCCCAAGAAGGTACAAAATTGGTAGCTTCTCTTAAAGCCTTTGATACCAGTAGCTATACCAAAGAACAGCAAGAAGAATTGGCCGATATTATAGAAGATGCTACAGAACACGCAGAACATATTGCTGAAAGTGCTATTGACCATCAAAGAGAGCATTTTAAAACATTGAGCAAAGATATAACGGATATGGTGGCGATTACAGGAACAAAGAACACACTGTACCAACAATTTTGCCCTATGTACGATAAGGGTAGTGCTTGGTTAAGTACAAACAACGAGATAAGAAACCCATATTACGGCAGTAGAATGCTTAAATGCGGCAAAGTACAAAAGACTATTCAGTAG
- a CDS encoding DUF2231 domain-containing protein has protein sequence MKTKHFFSAILVIAFLGSLTKTFALNEERYSLDATELSASIASAVQSDSVKADFDAFPNLHPMVVHFPIVLLLLAVVLQLIQLFTLNRTMDWVILLMVGSGFIGAYVAGTFVHPHTEGLTEMAKSVLEQHDKYADWTLWSSALAAVLKIVSLFWVKLKRGFEIAVFVVMAFSAYSVSEAGHYGSQLVYIEGVGPQGNYIETESEEGHEESDGHSH, from the coding sequence ATGAAAACAAAACATTTTTTTTCAGCCATTTTGGTCATTGCCTTCTTAGGTAGTTTGACCAAAACCTTTGCCTTAAATGAAGAACGATATAGCCTTGATGCAACTGAATTATCGGCCAGCATAGCATCAGCTGTACAATCAGATTCCGTAAAAGCAGATTTTGATGCGTTTCCCAACCTACACCCTATGGTCGTACATTTTCCCATTGTACTATTGCTGTTAGCGGTGGTTTTACAATTGATACAGTTGTTTACCTTGAACCGGACAATGGATTGGGTCATCCTCTTAATGGTAGGGTCTGGGTTTATTGGGGCGTATGTCGCTGGAACATTTGTGCACCCGCATACAGAAGGACTTACCGAAATGGCAAAAAGCGTACTGGAACAACACGATAAATATGCCGATTGGACACTATGGTCAAGTGCCCTTGCAGCAGTTCTGAAAATAGTAAGCCTGTTTTGGGTCAAACTAAAGCGTGGTTTTGAAATAGCAGTTTTTGTAGTTATGGCCTTTTCGGCATATTCAGTTTCCGAAGCAGGACATTATGGTTCACAGTTGGTATATATAGAAGGAGTCGGTCCACAAGGAAATTATATTGAAACCGAAAGTGAAGAAGGTCACGAGGAAAGTGATGGGCATTCACATTAA
- a CDS encoding FMN-binding glutamate synthase family protein: MRKGFIITSNILVLAVTAIIILYPLLWWLALVLLPFLILGLFDFFQKSDNIRRTYPLFGRITNFLEKQRHVVQETVLLNRTEGKPFNWIQKEIVYKRAANANKSQPFGTQIPYDEVGREWFKHSIYPAKEVNDDFRVIFGSSKCDKPYSASILNLAGMSYGSISKNATLALNGGAKIAGFAQNTGEGGFTPYHQQYGADIIFQFGTGYFGCRDAEGNFDAKKFADIATNDVVKMIEIKIAQGAKPGFGAILPAKKNTKEIAKFRDVEKGTEILSPPHHSAFGNDEEMISFVEKLRKLSNGKPIGIKLCIGQKDEFERMVQSFAEKQNYPDFIAIDGAEGGTGAAHMESLHWAGMPINEAIHFAHSILTKYKLRDEIKLMAAGKIISAFDIYRMLALGADACYSARGMMFALGCVQSLKCNLDTCPTGITTMVPSRVASLVVEDKKTKVANYHKNTMEAFKELLGSMGLENRIGIHRKYIVRRISETETKTYEEIFIKPSKK, encoded by the coding sequence ATGAGAAAAGGATTTATCATAACGAGCAACATATTGGTTTTGGCGGTAACAGCCATAATCATTTTATATCCATTGTTATGGTGGCTCGCATTGGTATTACTTCCTTTTTTGATTTTAGGACTATTCGATTTTTTTCAAAAATCAGATAACATTAGGCGTACCTATCCATTATTTGGCAGAATTACCAATTTTCTGGAAAAACAACGCCACGTTGTCCAAGAAACCGTTTTGCTTAATAGGACGGAAGGAAAGCCCTTTAACTGGATACAAAAAGAAATAGTCTATAAACGTGCTGCGAACGCTAATAAAAGTCAACCTTTTGGCACACAAATACCTTACGATGAAGTTGGTCGTGAATGGTTTAAACATTCCATCTATCCGGCAAAAGAAGTCAACGATGATTTTAGAGTAATATTTGGAAGTTCCAAGTGCGACAAACCCTATTCTGCAAGTATTCTGAATCTTGCGGGAATGAGCTATGGCTCAATAAGCAAAAATGCGACCTTAGCCCTTAATGGTGGTGCCAAAATAGCTGGTTTTGCCCAGAATACGGGTGAAGGTGGCTTTACACCCTATCATCAACAATACGGTGCAGATATTATCTTTCAGTTTGGAACTGGATACTTTGGATGTCGTGATGCAGAAGGAAATTTTGATGCCAAAAAATTCGCCGACATCGCAACCAACGATGTAGTGAAAATGATTGAAATAAAAATTGCACAAGGAGCCAAACCTGGGTTTGGTGCCATACTACCTGCAAAGAAAAACACAAAGGAAATCGCAAAATTCAGGGATGTTGAAAAGGGAACCGAAATTCTTTCGCCACCGCACCATTCGGCATTTGGAAACGATGAAGAAATGATTTCGTTTGTTGAAAAATTGAGAAAACTTTCCAATGGCAAACCAATTGGTATTAAACTATGTATTGGGCAAAAAGATGAATTTGAAAGAATGGTTCAATCTTTCGCTGAAAAGCAAAATTATCCAGACTTCATTGCCATTGACGGTGCCGAAGGAGGCACGGGCGCTGCCCATATGGAATCACTTCATTGGGCGGGTATGCCAATAAATGAAGCAATCCATTTTGCACATTCTATTTTAACAAAATACAAACTGCGTGATGAAATAAAATTGATGGCGGCCGGAAAAATTATATCTGCTTTTGACATCTATCGGATGCTTGCCCTTGGCGCAGATGCCTGCTATAGTGCCAGAGGAATGATGTTTGCCTTGGGGTGTGTGCAGTCCTTAAAATGCAATTTAGATACTTGTCCTACCGGCATAACCACAATGGTACCGTCAAGGGTAGCGTCATTAGTTGTGGAAGACAAGAAGACCAAAGTAGCCAATTACCATAAAAACACAATGGAAGCCTTTAAAGAGTTGCTGGGCTCAATGGGACTTGAAAATAGAATTGGCATACATAGAAAATACATTGTTAGACGTATAAGCGAAACCGAAACAAAGACATATGAAGAAATTTTTATAAAACCCTCAAAAAAATGA
- a CDS encoding ion channel, which produces MSDEKDIETTAAFYGQLFNSSKYVLLVVLIATVIGLYVLPNINATYAVIILLAITLIKIGFIIALSFNQLMKIIGQSHLLSHVLVLFGFLIVLIVFSFAIDYAALHFFDSTHFQINNSSGNNGLLAFFDMSYFSLITFSSVGYGDIVPKTVTAKALVALEVALRFFVLVFGIANVNRIRVNK; this is translated from the coding sequence ATGAGTGACGAAAAGGACATAGAAACCACGGCTGCCTTTTATGGGCAACTTTTCAATAGTTCAAAGTACGTACTATTGGTAGTACTTATTGCTACAGTTATCGGGCTGTATGTCTTGCCTAATATTAATGCTACTTACGCAGTGATTATACTATTGGCCATAACACTAATAAAGATAGGATTTATCATAGCCTTATCCTTTAATCAATTGATGAAAATTATCGGACAGAGCCATTTGCTGAGCCACGTTTTAGTGTTATTCGGATTTTTAATTGTTCTGATTGTATTTTCATTTGCCATAGATTATGCGGCATTACATTTTTTTGATTCTACTCATTTTCAGATAAATAATAGTTCGGGAAATAACGGGCTGTTGGCATTTTTTGATATGTCCTATTTCAGTCTAATTACTTTCTCATCTGTAGGCTACGGAGATATAGTCCCAAAAACGGTTACAGCTAAAGCCTTGGTGGCACTTGAGGTGGCCCTCAGATTTTTTGTCCTTGTATTTGGTATCGCAAACGTGAATAGAATTCGAGTAAATAAATAA